The following coding sequences lie in one Leptotrichia hongkongensis genomic window:
- a CDS encoding ATP-dependent nuclease has translation MKLKKLIIKNFRNFKNIEIELSNKNVIFGMNDTGKTNLLYALRFLLDRDIRKNGFLNTDFYKNDTSKKIEMILEIDISDRNLDDENSFSKNSKFLISKTKGARNSDENLDSFFIKLEANYDDNSLFGNPDMYWGSILENLENIPRIGETYEIDRIFKIMYVNPNTEDLQKIFKRNRKLLFDDKNNNENDAKLEKKIERSISEINENVSQLSVIKNIQDLLTENYKKYKLEELSIELKSEIVVNGFMDNLVPYIKWNDDENYYPTSGDGRKKILSYALNKIVTEKNYGNQIVIYLIEEPENSLHNSMQMMLSQQLFLQPVYNYFFLTTHSSKILYEMDETQLIRITNNSNSKSFSYLYKVPKEYKTLKKKLNKGLSESLFYNEVLLVEGASEYVLFEAVLLKVTPNYETLGKFLLQTDGINFKPYVELYKKLQIKYFIKTDNDLKSKKNKPYTYDLIGLNRCVELIDNENLNRIESIEFNVDKKDPKYKEELKKLKENIYRKYNKFVNKFKKNNIYLSEIDLENDLYKIIPKELNDYIRKIEGKEYVGEEKAVKWLQSSKLYNMIEFIKNTMNKDLAEKIKENTPVLKEFVDNGR, from the coding sequence ATGAAATTAAAAAAATTAATTATAAAAAATTTTAGAAATTTTAAAAATATAGAAATAGAGTTATCTAATAAAAATGTAATTTTTGGAATGAATGATACAGGAAAAACAAATTTACTTTATGCTTTACGATTTTTATTAGATAGAGATATACGAAAAAATGGATTCTTAAATACAGATTTTTATAAAAATGATACTAGTAAAAAAATAGAAATGATACTAGAAATTGATATTAGTGATAGAAATTTAGATGATGAAAATAGTTTTTCAAAAAATTCAAAATTTCTAATTTCTAAAACAAAAGGAGCAAGAAATTCAGATGAAAATCTAGACAGTTTTTTTATAAAATTAGAAGCAAATTATGATGATAACAGTTTATTTGGAAATCCCGATATGTATTGGGGTTCAATTTTAGAAAATTTAGAAAATATACCAAGAATTGGTGAAACATATGAAATTGACAGGATTTTTAAAATAATGTATGTTAATCCAAATACGGAAGATTTACAAAAAATATTTAAAAGAAATCGGAAATTGTTATTTGATGATAAAAATAATAATGAAAATGATGCGAAATTAGAAAAAAAAATTGAAAGAAGTATTTCTGAAATAAACGAAAATGTGAGTCAATTAAGTGTTATAAAAAATATTCAAGATTTATTAACAGAAAATTATAAAAAATATAAGTTAGAAGAGCTGTCAATAGAATTAAAATCAGAAATTGTAGTAAATGGATTTATGGATAACTTAGTACCTTACATAAAATGGAATGATGATGAAAATTATTATCCGACAAGTGGTGATGGAAGAAAAAAAATATTATCGTATGCTTTAAATAAAATAGTAACAGAAAAAAATTATGGAAATCAAATTGTAATTTATTTGATAGAAGAACCTGAAAATAGTTTACATAATTCAATGCAAATGATGCTTTCACAACAATTATTTTTACAGCCTGTTTATAACTATTTTTTTCTTACAACTCATTCTTCAAAAATATTATATGAAATGGATGAAACACAGTTAATTAGAATTACTAATAATTCTAATTCCAAAAGTTTTTCATATTTATATAAAGTACCTAAAGAATATAAAACATTAAAGAAAAAATTGAATAAAGGATTGTCAGAATCACTATTTTATAATGAAGTACTTTTAGTTGAAGGAGCTTCAGAATACGTACTTTTTGAAGCTGTTTTGCTAAAAGTAACTCCTAATTACGAAACATTAGGAAAATTTTTACTACAAACAGATGGAATAAATTTTAAACCTTATGTAGAGTTATATAAAAAATTACAAATAAAATATTTTATAAAAACTGATAATGATTTAAAATCGAAGAAAAATAAACCGTATACGTATGATTTAATAGGATTAAATAGATGTGTTGAATTAATCGATAATGAAAATTTAAATCGCATTGAGAGTATAGAATTTAATGTAGATAAAAAAGACCCCAAATATAAAGAAGAATTAAAAAAGCTAAAAGAAAACATTTACAGAAAATATAATAAATTCGTTAATAAATTCAAAAAAAATAACATATATTTATCAGAAATTGATTTGGAAAATGATTTATATAAAATAATTCCTAAAGAATTAAATGATTATATTAGAAAAATTGAAGGAAAAGAGTATGTTGGAGAAGAAAAAGCAGTAAAATGGCTACAGTCAAGTAAACTATATAATATGATTGAATTCATAAAAAATACCATGAACAAAGATTTAGCAGAAAAAATCAAAGAAAATACCCCAGTATTAAAGGAGTTTGTAGATAATGGAAGATAA
- a CDS encoding MATE family efflux transporter, which produces MKKFNFSVDLINDNILKSLLIFSIPILVSNIFQQLYNMADIAIVGHTLGDNSLAAIGASAVIFELIFGFALGIGNGLSMVTARNYGANNKNLLKKSVAGSIVIGIWITVGVMILSRFILMPLLKILHTPENIINEAFEYINIITMFIGVTFSYNLSSGLLRAIGNSFMSLVFLVIASILNIFLDIYFITSLKMGIGGAAIATVIAQAISVILSIIYIYVKEPILIPRKKHFRFDKKLYKELLGQGLSMGFMIAIVLMGTLILQYAINGFGYLIIAGHTSARKLMGFCNIPLTTIALALATFVSQNKGANKVDRIRKGVFYANMMDIIFAIGITIFVYLFSKNMIHLMSGSESEIVLHNGSTYLKIASPFFTILGILFNLRYALQALGEKLIPLVSSVIEFFGKIIFVIFIVPKLGYFGVMICEPLIWIVMVGQLGWAFYGNWYVKNNSNKK; this is translated from the coding sequence ATGAAAAAATTTAATTTTTCGGTTGATTTGATAAATGATAATATTTTGAAGTCGCTTCTGATTTTTTCGATACCGATACTTGTGTCGAATATTTTTCAGCAGCTTTACAATATGGCGGATATTGCTATTGTGGGGCATACTTTGGGAGATAACTCGCTTGCGGCTATTGGGGCTTCGGCGGTTATTTTTGAGCTGATTTTTGGATTTGCGTTAGGAATCGGAAATGGGCTTAGTATGGTTACGGCTAGAAATTATGGGGCGAATAACAAGAATCTTTTGAAAAAGTCTGTGGCTGGCTCGATTGTTATTGGGATTTGGATTACTGTGGGAGTAATGATTTTATCACGATTTATTCTTATGCCACTGCTAAAAATATTGCATACACCTGAAAATATTATAAATGAAGCATTTGAATATATAAACATAATAACAATGTTTATTGGCGTAACTTTTTCCTACAACTTGTCGTCAGGACTTTTACGTGCAATCGGAAACAGCTTTATGTCGCTTGTATTTTTGGTAATCGCCTCAATTTTAAACATTTTCCTTGATATTTATTTCATAACTTCCCTTAAAATGGGAATTGGCGGAGCTGCGATTGCAACAGTTATTGCACAGGCAATTTCAGTTATCTTGAGTATTATCTACATTTATGTAAAAGAGCCGATTTTAATCCCTAGAAAAAAACATTTCAGATTTGATAAAAAATTGTACAAGGAACTGCTTGGACAAGGACTTTCTATGGGGTTTATGATTGCGATTGTACTTATGGGAACGCTTATTTTACAGTATGCGATAAATGGGTTTGGATACTTGATTATCGCTGGACATACTTCGGCAAGAAAACTTATGGGATTTTGCAACATTCCACTAACTACAATAGCACTCGCACTTGCAACTTTCGTTTCCCAAAATAAAGGTGCAAACAAAGTAGACAGAATCCGAAAAGGCGTATTTTACGCAAATATGATGGATATAATTTTCGCAATCGGAATCACAATTTTTGTATATTTATTTTCCAAAAATATGATTCATCTGATGTCAGGCTCCGAATCTGAAATCGTACTTCACAACGGCTCAACCTACCTAAAAATCGCCTCTCCATTTTTCACAATACTAGGAATCCTCTTTAACTTGCGATACGCTTTACAGGCTCTCGGAGAGAAATTGATTCCTCTTGTTTCCAGCGTAATAGAATTTTTTGGTAAAATAATCTTCGTAATTTTTATCGTGCCAAAATTGGGTTATTTTGGAGTAATGATTTGCGAGCCGCTGATTTGGATTGTGATGGTGGGACAATTGGGATGGGCGTTTTATGGGAATTGGTATGTGAAAAATAATAGTAATAAAAAATAA
- a CDS encoding RluA family pseudouridine synthase, translating to MKKFRIEKEHQRMKISQYLREVQNYSGRSLRNVEVFLNGKQVRLTKKLPSHGNLRVVEKKKGTDIKPIKLPLDIIFEDEDILVVNKEPFLLTHPTQKKADFTLANGIVNHFLEKYGEVRVPRFYNRLDMNTSGLIIIAKNSFAQAFLQNFSIFEKKYLAIVNGIIDAKEIARINEELAKDGEKHKIQDLEKENLKPEIEKVNFGEMKKYDEMEKIENNLTIENEDSKISKSADFENESKENNLNLENQSSFGKESLKEDETKIVIERRIFRDGDNLERIIDERGQYAKTAVKVLKTYPEKNVTLVECELFTGRTHQIRVHLKSIGHTIVGDELYGNGLNKELGINRQFLHAYKVKFIHPASKKEVELEIPIFSDMKEFLEK from the coding sequence ATGAAAAAATTTAGAATCGAAAAGGAACATCAGAGGATGAAAATCTCGCAGTATTTGCGGGAAGTGCAGAATTATTCGGGGAGAAGTTTGAGAAATGTGGAAGTTTTTTTGAATGGAAAGCAGGTAAGATTGACTAAGAAATTGCCGTCACATGGGAATTTGAGAGTTGTAGAGAAGAAAAAGGGGACGGACATTAAGCCGATTAAACTGCCACTTGATATTATTTTTGAAGATGAGGATATTTTGGTTGTGAATAAAGAGCCATTTTTGCTTACACATCCGACACAGAAAAAAGCTGATTTTACACTTGCAAACGGAATTGTAAATCATTTTTTGGAAAAATATGGTGAAGTTCGAGTGCCACGATTTTACAACAGGCTCGATATGAATACATCTGGGCTGATTATTATTGCCAAAAACAGTTTTGCACAGGCATTTTTACAAAATTTTTCGATTTTTGAGAAAAAATATCTGGCGATTGTGAATGGAATTATTGATGCTAAGGAAATTGCTAGAATCAATGAAGAACTTGCAAAAGATGGGGAAAAACATAAGATTCAGGATTTGGAAAAGGAAAATTTGAAACCTGAAATTGAAAAAGTTAATTTTGGAGAAATGAAAAAATACGATGAAATGGAAAAAATAGAAAACAATTTAACTATTGAAAACGAAGATAGTAAAATTAGCAAAAGTGCAGATTTTGAAAACGAAAGTAAAGAAAATAATTTAAATTTAGAGAATCAAAGTAGTTTTGGAAAGGAAAGTCTGAAAGAAGACGAAACGAAAATAGTTATTGAAAGACGGATTTTTCGGGATGGAGATAATTTGGAAAGAATAATTGATGAGCGAGGGCAATATGCAAAAACGGCTGTAAAAGTCTTGAAAACTTATCCTGAAAAAAATGTGACATTAGTAGAATGTGAACTTTTCACAGGGCGAACTCACCAAATTCGAGTTCACCTAAAATCCATCGGACACACAATCGTAGGAGACGAACTTTACGGAAATGGCTTAAACAAAGAACTTGGAATAAATAGACAATTTTTGCACGCTTATAAGGTAAAATTTATACATCCTGCAAGCAAAAAGGAAGTTGAACTGGAAATACCAATTTTTTCGGATATGAAAGAGTTTTTGGAAAAATAG
- a CDS encoding thiamine diphosphokinase translates to MEKKYVIFLNGEYKYSQQFMDKLVSENAVCFCADGGANFAFKYGKMPEVIVGDLDSIEKKVLEYYKSKNILIKKFPKDKDFTDFELILKEINKISENKNFVEKIFVVGGLGKRIDMTLSNLFIMEKYKNLVFLQKNEEIFYAEKSFVLKNKKECEFSIIPISEKVEKLTLKGFKFETNKIDVKRESSRLVSNVIVGNEASVEFENGKLIIILKNNNKNIY, encoded by the coding sequence ATGGAGAAAAAATATGTGATTTTTTTGAATGGGGAATATAAATATTCGCAGCAATTTATGGATAAACTTGTCTCGGAAAATGCAGTTTGCTTTTGTGCGGATGGGGGAGCGAATTTTGCCTTTAAATATGGGAAAATGCCAGAAGTGATTGTTGGGGATCTGGATTCGATTGAAAAAAAAGTTTTGGAATATTATAAAAGTAAGAATATTTTGATAAAAAAATTCCCAAAAGACAAGGATTTTACAGATTTTGAGTTGATTTTGAAAGAAATTAATAAAATTTCGGAAAATAAGAATTTTGTTGAGAAAATATTTGTTGTTGGTGGACTTGGGAAACGAATTGACATGACTTTGAGCAACCTATTCATAATGGAAAAGTATAAAAATCTTGTTTTTTTGCAGAAAAATGAAGAAATTTTTTATGCAGAAAAATCTTTTGTCCTAAAAAATAAAAAGGAATGTGAATTTTCAATTATTCCAATTAGTGAAAAAGTTGAAAAATTAACCTTGAAAGGCTTTAAGTTTGAAACGAATAAAATTGATGTGAAAAGGGAAAGTTCCAGGCTTGTGAGTAATGTTATTGTTGGAAATGAAGCTAGCGTGGAATTTGAAAATGGGAAACTGATAATTATTTTGAAAAATAATAATAAAAATATTTATTAA
- a CDS encoding sensor histidine kinase has translation MLKFENGKYTLPSEMTADLKKQNIWAILIDNDSKKVIWQTDNLPNDIPKEYSISDIAIFSHAYIKNYPVFTSKVESNLLVLGYPKNSYWKYPVASWKYGLVKKIPKFLFILFCLNIIFIFLIYIISNSKLLSSVNPIIKGIQNLDKDTPVHVKEKGVLSELAKSINKTSEILQNQREQLRNKDTARANWIAGVSHDIRTPLSMIMGYTSQLKTSLNLSDETDKKLSVILKQSERIKNLINDLNLASKLEYNMQPFEQKKENVVAVVRQVVVDFLNMDIDEKFPIEWKTKNELVSCFANIDSNLIKRALSNLIQNSINHNENGCTIYISVKEDEKNCIICVEDNGTGVSDKELEKLNNAPHYMVCDKNTTEQRHGLGLLIVKQIIDVHNGKVMMKHSEYGGFKVILKIPKI, from the coding sequence ATGTTAAAATTTGAAAATGGTAAATACACTTTGCCTAGCGAAATGACTGCTGACTTAAAAAAACAAAATATATGGGCAATCTTGATTGACAACGATTCAAAAAAAGTTATATGGCAAACAGACAATTTACCTAATGATATTCCAAAAGAATACTCAATATCTGATATTGCCATATTTTCACATGCCTATATAAAAAATTATCCTGTTTTCACTTCTAAAGTTGAAAGTAATTTACTTGTGCTAGGCTATCCTAAAAATAGTTATTGGAAATACCCAGTAGCCAGCTGGAAATATGGACTTGTCAAAAAAATTCCAAAATTTTTATTTATACTTTTTTGTCTAAACATAATTTTTATATTTTTGATATACATTATTTCAAACTCTAAACTTCTAAGTTCTGTAAATCCAATAATAAAAGGCATACAAAATTTGGATAAAGATACACCTGTACATGTGAAAGAAAAAGGTGTTTTGTCAGAACTTGCAAAAAGTATAAATAAAACTTCTGAAATTTTGCAAAATCAAAGGGAACAATTGCGAAATAAAGACACAGCACGAGCCAACTGGATTGCAGGAGTTTCTCACGATATTCGTACTCCTCTATCAATGATAATGGGCTATACAAGCCAATTGAAAACATCTTTAAATTTATCAGATGAAACGGATAAAAAGCTTTCCGTCATTTTGAAACAAAGTGAGCGTATAAAAAATTTAATAAATGATTTGAACCTTGCTTCAAAATTAGAATACAATATGCAGCCTTTTGAGCAGAAAAAAGAAAATGTAGTAGCAGTCGTTAGGCAAGTTGTCGTTGATTTTTTGAACATGGATATCGATGAAAAATTTCCGATAGAGTGGAAGACGAAAAATGAACTTGTATCTTGCTTTGCTAATATCGACAGTAATTTGATAAAACGAGCTTTGTCGAACTTAATTCAAAACAGTATTAATCACAACGAAAATGGATGTACAATTTATATATCAGTAAAAGAAGATGAAAAAAATTGCATAATTTGCGTTGAAGACAATGGAACAGGAGTTTCTGACAAAGAGCTGGAAAAACTCAATAATGCCCCACATTATATGGTTTGTGATAAAAATACGACAGAGCAGCGGCACGGTTTGGGACTTCTTATCGTAAAACAAATTATTGATGTCCATAATGGTAAAGTTATGATGAAACATAGTGAATATGGAGGATTTAAAGTTATTTTGAAGATTCCTAAAATTTGA
- a CDS encoding response regulator transcription factor, which yields MIEKYLTNKCILIVDDEQEILDMTISILADYGYKNIQTAKSVKETMKCVEEKQPDLAILDVMLPDGNGFELLEKLRKASNYPILFLTARGEDEDKFKGFGLGADDYIVKPFLPKELLFRITAILRRTYKKESPIVNLNGCQIDFSRGEIIKDNKNIPLTAKEYELLQTLYRNAGHIVTIDTLCEAVWGENAYVYTNSLMTHIRRIREKIEINPSHPVSLITMKGLGYKLIVEGK from the coding sequence ATGATTGAAAAATATTTGACAAATAAATGTATTTTAATTGTTGATGATGAGCAGGAAATTTTAGATATGACTATATCAATTTTAGCTGATTACGGGTATAAAAATATACAGACTGCAAAAAGTGTGAAGGAAACTATGAAATGTGTTGAAGAAAAACAGCCTGATTTAGCGATACTGGATGTCATGCTTCCAGATGGAAATGGTTTTGAATTGCTGGAAAAGTTGAGAAAAGCCAGTAATTATCCAATATTATTTCTTACAGCACGTGGAGAAGATGAGGATAAATTCAAGGGCTTTGGTTTAGGGGCGGATGACTACATTGTAAAGCCTTTTTTGCCAAAAGAACTTTTGTTTAGAATTACAGCAATTTTGCGACGAACTTACAAAAAAGAAAGTCCAATTGTAAATTTAAATGGCTGTCAAATTGATTTTTCACGTGGAGAAATTATAAAAGATAATAAAAATATACCGTTAACTGCAAAGGAATATGAATTATTGCAGACTCTTTACCGAAATGCTGGACATATTGTAACCATAGATACATTGTGTGAAGCTGTATGGGGCGAAAATGCCTATGTCTATACAAATTCTCTGATGACACATATAAGACGCATTAGAGAAAAAATTGAAATTAACCCTTCCCATCCTGTGTCATTAATAACAATGAAAGGATTAGGCTACAAACTAATTGTGGAGGGAAAATGA
- a CDS encoding HRDC domain-containing protein, with the protein MLKIVTLPFNDKMEEFEQEKLEKVLKDVQIVKYQAELVKIEGKYYWTAFVECEKTDKFNKNSGKDNFTQDVKEFKDANPNYMEYLTEDEVELYKILKEWRAGEAQLLGYPPYIIASNQLLANIAKNNPKNMEELSQLKGMGKRKIRDYGEEILLILENFYDIKS; encoded by the coding sequence GTGTTAAAAATAGTAACATTGCCATTTAATGATAAAATGGAGGAATTTGAGCAGGAAAAACTGGAAAAAGTGTTAAAAGATGTTCAAATTGTGAAATATCAGGCTGAACTGGTGAAAATTGAGGGGAAATATTACTGGACGGCTTTTGTTGAGTGTGAAAAAACAGATAAATTTAATAAAAACTCTGGAAAAGATAATTTTACACAAGATGTAAAAGAATTTAAAGATGCTAACCCAAATTATATGGAGTATTTGACAGAAGATGAAGTGGAACTGTACAAGATATTAAAGGAATGGCGGGCAGGAGAAGCACAGCTGTTGGGCTATCCACCGTATATTATTGCTTCAAACCAGCTTTTGGCGAATATTGCAAAAAACAATCCTAAAAATATGGAAGAACTTTCGCAGTTAAAGGGAATGGGGAAGCGTAAAATCAGGGATTACGGAGAAGAAATTTTACTGATTTTGGAAAATTTTTATGATATAAAAAGTTGA
- the pheT gene encoding phenylalanine--tRNA ligase subunit beta — protein sequence MLISLNWLKQYIDLDGIEINEMENALTMIGQEVEKIEVLGENLENVVTAHIVEKEMHPDSDHLTICKVDNGKEILQVVCGASNHKAGDKVVLAQVGAKLAEDFVIKKGKIRGVESNGMLCSEEELNIGKDSDGIMILPQDTPAGIPMKEYLGINDTVFELEITPNRPDCLSHIGIARELGAYYGKEVKYPSFVINTESSEKTADNISVEIADSNLAKRYVARIIKNVTVKESPKWLKERVESIGIRSINNIVDASNFVMMELNQPNHAFDLDKIEGGKIVVRAGLENEKLVTLDEQERELNSDDIVISDGVKAVALGGVMGGENSQITENTKNILLEVANFNSQNVRKTSRRLTLSSDSSYRFERRVDEENAINVINRLANLIQEVAGGEILAGAVDNYPVPYEKKSAELNFERLNRFVGKVIPRETVIGILTRLEIEVVDNGETLTLTAPSYRDDLENEQDYFEEIIRMYGFDNIENILPKLDISEQPVIDTTKLSTQVKLIAANAGLKEVINYSFVPKDAMEKIKYTVAQEKLIDVLKPITEDFVTLRPTLLYSLIKNAKDNINRNVSNIRFFEVSRTFEKAEELAKEEVKLGIILAGENDKTLWNPKPVPYDFYDLKGIVEEIFTQLKFNNYMIKRSEQSQLHPGRSVDVFVGRELIGSFGEIHPDVLENFDLGKTSVLVGEFNIDLIQKYIGKEANYQGIVKYPAVPRDFAFVMKEEILVGDVLKTIQKVDKKIEKVELFDIYQGVGVLPGMKSVAISVVLRDKSKTLEEKEIVDISNKIVAKVEKDYGAVLRQ from the coding sequence ATGCTGATTTCGTTGAACTGGTTAAAGCAGTATATAGATTTAGATGGAATAGAAATAAATGAAATGGAAAATGCCCTTACTATGATTGGGCAGGAAGTGGAAAAAATCGAGGTGCTGGGGGAAAACTTGGAAAATGTTGTAACAGCACATATTGTTGAAAAGGAGATGCATCCTGATTCGGATCATTTGACGATTTGTAAAGTAGATAATGGGAAGGAAATTTTGCAGGTTGTTTGTGGTGCGTCTAATCATAAGGCTGGAGATAAGGTTGTTTTAGCACAGGTTGGAGCAAAACTAGCTGAAGACTTTGTTATTAAAAAAGGGAAAATAAGAGGTGTGGAATCAAATGGAATGCTTTGTTCAGAAGAAGAACTGAATATTGGTAAGGATTCTGACGGGATTATGATTTTACCTCAAGATACACCTGCTGGAATACCAATGAAGGAATATTTGGGAATTAATGATACTGTGTTCGAGTTGGAAATTACGCCAAATCGTCCTGACTGTTTATCGCATATTGGGATTGCAAGAGAACTGGGGGCTTATTACGGGAAAGAAGTAAAATATCCTAGTTTTGTGATAAATACTGAAAGTAGCGAAAAAACGGCTGACAATATTTCAGTTGAAATTGCAGACAGCAATTTGGCAAAAAGATATGTGGCTAGAATTATTAAAAATGTAACGGTTAAGGAAAGTCCAAAATGGCTTAAGGAAAGAGTAGAATCTATTGGAATTAGAAGTATTAATAATATTGTAGATGCTTCAAATTTTGTTATGATGGAACTTAATCAGCCTAATCATGCTTTTGACCTTGATAAAATTGAAGGTGGAAAGATTGTTGTGAGAGCAGGGCTTGAAAATGAAAAACTGGTTACGCTTGATGAACAGGAAAGAGAATTAAATAGTGATGATATCGTAATTTCGGATGGAGTGAAAGCTGTAGCACTTGGTGGTGTAATGGGCGGAGAAAATTCACAAATTACTGAAAATACAAAAAATATCCTTCTGGAAGTGGCAAACTTTAACTCGCAAAATGTGAGAAAAACTTCAAGAAGATTGACTTTATCAAGTGATTCTTCATATAGATTTGAAAGAAGAGTGGATGAGGAAAATGCGATTAATGTGATAAATAGACTTGCGAATTTGATTCAGGAAGTAGCAGGTGGAGAAATATTGGCTGGAGCTGTTGACAATTATCCTGTTCCTTATGAGAAAAAATCTGCTGAACTTAATTTTGAAAGATTGAACCGTTTCGTTGGGAAAGTAATTCCTCGTGAAACTGTTATTGGAATTTTAACTAGACTTGAAATCGAAGTTGTGGATAATGGAGAAACTTTGACATTGACTGCACCAAGTTACCGTGATGATTTGGAAAATGAGCAGGACTACTTTGAAGAAATTATCAGAATGTATGGTTTTGACAATATCGAAAACATTTTACCAAAACTGGATATTAGTGAACAGCCAGTTATTGACACAACAAAACTTTCTACGCAGGTAAAACTTATTGCGGCAAATGCAGGACTTAAGGAAGTTATCAACTACAGCTTTGTTCCAAAAGATGCGATGGAAAAAATAAAATACACAGTTGCACAGGAAAAACTGATTGACGTGCTAAAACCAATTACAGAGGATTTTGTAACATTGCGTCCGACATTGCTTTACAGCCTTATCAAAAACGCAAAGGACAATATTAACAGAAATGTTTCAAATATCAGATTCTTTGAAGTGAGCAGAACTTTCGAAAAAGCTGAAGAATTAGCGAAGGAAGAAGTGAAATTGGGAATAATTCTGGCTGGAGAAAACGACAAGACATTGTGGAATCCAAAGCCAGTTCCTTACGATTTTTACGATTTGAAGGGAATTGTAGAAGAAATCTTTACACAGCTTAAATTTAATAACTATATGATAAAACGTTCTGAGCAAAGCCAGTTACATCCTGGACGTTCAGTTGATGTATTTGTGGGACGTGAATTAATTGGAAGTTTTGGAGAAATTCATCCAGATGTGCTGGAAAACTTTGACTTAGGGAAAACATCAGTTCTAGTTGGAGAATTTAACATTGACTTGATTCAGAAATATATCGGTAAAGAGGCAAATTATCAAGGTATTGTCAAATATCCAGCTGTTCCAAGAGATTTTGCATTCGTTATGAAGGAAGAAATCCTAGTTGGAGATGTATTAAAAACAATCCAGAAAGTTGACAAGAAAATAGAAAAAGTGGAACTATTCGATATTTATCAGGGTGTCGGAGTACTGCCAGGAATGAAGAGTGTGGCAATCAGCGTAGTTCTAAGAGATAAGAGCAAAACATTGGAAGAAAAAGAAATTGTAGACATTTCCAATAAAATTGTAGCTAAGGTTGAGAAGGATTATGGTGCGGTTTTAAGACAGTAA
- a CDS encoding GNAT family N-acetyltransferase produces the protein MKIRRFQKKDAKKVSELIVETLRKTNIKDYSADLIENYVNNFQPENVLKRASWTHFYVAEEKDSIIGCGAIGPYWDKIDESSLFTIFISPEHQGKGIGRKIIETLEKDEYFLRAKRIEIPASITAVPFYKKMGYSYKNGINKADDEGIVRMEKFRKDKER, from the coding sequence ATGAAAATACGTAGATTTCAGAAAAAAGATGCTAAAAAAGTATCTGAATTGATTGTAGAAACATTGCGAAAAACAAATATAAAAGATTATTCTGCTGATTTAATAGAAAATTATGTAAATAATTTCCAGCCTGAAAATGTTCTTAAAAGAGCCTCGTGGACACATTTTTATGTTGCCGAAGAAAAGGACAGTATTATTGGATGTGGAGCAATTGGACCATATTGGGATAAAATTGATGAAAGTTCTTTATTTACTATTTTTATCTCGCCTGAACATCAGGGAAAGGGAATAGGACGAAAAATTATTGAAACATTGGAAAAAGATGAATATTTTTTAAGAGCCAAAAGAATTGAGATACCTGCGTCTATTACAGCTGTTCCGTTTTATAAAAAAATGGGATATAGCTACAAAAATGGAATAAATAAAGCAGATGATGAAGGAATTGTAAGAATGGAAAAATTTAGAAAAGATAAAGAGAGATAA